The Papaver somniferum cultivar HN1 chromosome 3, ASM357369v1, whole genome shotgun sequence genome includes a region encoding these proteins:
- the LOC113360310 gene encoding uncharacterized protein LOC113360310, whose protein sequence is MDPIKYLLEKPILYGRTSKWQMLVSEFDITYITQKSVKGRAISDHLASHPLLNNTELKIDFPYEWVMCADIAEDRPWKMYFDSAHNKQGRDVGALLDSPEGIRTPIVIRLCFTCSNNVTEYEARIAGLAAAIEINVKSIIVYGDSLLIINQIQNEWTVNEQLSQYHTYLEELTKQFVQIEFHRIYMFEGKN, encoded by the coding sequence ATGGATCCTATCAAATACTTGCTTGAGAAGCCTATATTGTATGGACGAACGTCAAAATGGCAGATGTTGGTCTCCGAGTTTGATATTACGTACATCACGCAAAAATCTGTTAAAGGAAGAGCAATTTCCGATCATCTGGCATCACATCCTCTCCTCAACAATACTGAGTTGAAGATCGATTTCCCATACGAATGGGTGATGTGCGCTGATATAGCCGAAGATAGGCCATGGAAGATGTACTTTGATAGCGCCCACAACAAACAAGGAAGGGATGTAGGGGCACTTCTAGATTCACCAGAAGGTATCCGTACACCTATTGTTATCAGGCTATGTTTTACATGCTCTAATAATGTTACAGAATATGAAGCCCGCATAGCTGGATTGGCAGCTGCTATTGAAATCAATGTCAAAAGTATCATAGTGTACGGAGATTCACTACTGATCATCAATCAAATCCAAAATGAGTGGACAGTTAATGAGCAGTTATCCCAATATCATACATACCTTGAAGAGCTCACAAAACAATTCGTTCAAATCGAGTTCCACCGCATCTACATGTTTGAGGGAAAAAACTGA